Genomic segment of Nostoc sp. TCL240-02:
TAGCTAACTTGATGGGGTTCCAGTCCGGCGTTGGCTAATGCTTGCCGTACTACTGCTTGTTGTGCTAATCCGTTGGGTACGGTGAGACCGCTGCTAGAACCATCTTGATTGACTGCCGAACCGCGAATCAAAGCTACGGTGTTGTTACCGTCGGCTAATGCTTGGGAAAGGCGTTTCAGTACCAAAACACCGCAACCTTCGGAACGTCCAAAACCATCCGCACTGCTATCAAAGGTTTTGCAACGTCCGTCAGTGGCAATCATCTTGGCTTTACACAGCCTGACGTTCATTTCTGGTATGACAATTAGGTTAACACCGCCGACAATTGCTAAATCACTTTCTTGATTACGCAGACTTTGACAAGCTAAATGAACTGCTACTAAAGATGACGAACAGGCGGTTTCTACAGCTAAACTCGGCCCCTGTAATCCTAAAAAATAAGATAATCTACCAGCCGCAAAGTTAATCGCTCCACCAGAATTTGTATAAGCATTTATCAATTCATCATCTGCAAGACCAGTTTGCAATTGCAAATAATCTGTGGTGGTAATACCAACAAAAACGCCTGTTTTACTTCTTTGCAATTGATTGAATGGAATCCCAGCATTTTCCAGCGCTTCCCAGCTGACTTCCAGCATTAACCTCTGCTGGGGGTCGAGACTCTGCGCTTCTCGTGGCGAGATACCGAAAAATTCCGGCTCGAATTTGTCGATTTGACCAATAAAACCACCATATCGGGAATACATTTTGCCTGGTGCATCAGGATTAGGGTCATAATATGCGTCTGCATCCCAACGGTCTGGCGGCATTTCGCTAATAGCGTCAACACCGTTACGAAGATTCTGCCAAAATGCTTCAGGATTATCACTTCCACCAGGAAATCGGCAACCCATACCAATAATCGCGATCGGTTCGGTGTTTAACAGTTCGATTCCATCAGTTTTGGCACGCATTTGTTGTACCAAGAGCGCTAGTTTAGTAGCTGAAAGATTCGTGATGCGCTCTGGAAGTTTACCCATAATTATTTCCCCTAGTTTTTACCCTGATGCTGGGATGAAGAATTAAATTAACGACCTATGGACACAAATGATACTTATATACTTGGTTGTTCAATTTTAGTCTTAATTTTAGTTAAGAATTGAGCAGCTTCTCGACCATTAATAACTCTGTGGTCGTAAGCAAGCCCTAAATTTATATAACTACGATTATTGACATTTTGTTCAGAATCTAAATAAAGTTCTTCCTGGATTCCTCCAAGAGATAACATACAAGTCTGAGAAGGCAGAATTATAGGAATTGTTACCAGAGAATCTTGATCCATATTAATAGAAATAGAAATATTTCCCTGATTTAATTCTTCTTCACTAAACTGACCGCGCATAGCTTTCAATCTAAAGTCCATCAATTTATTGGCGATATCTGCTAAAGATATTTCACCGACATTTTTAATTACAGGAATAAATAGACCTTTACCTAAATCAAGGGTAACTCCGATATTAGCCACTTCTCCAGACATGAATCTATTGTCATCAATTAAACTACCAAAGAAAAACGGAAATTCTGATAGTAAAGTAGCTGTAATTTTAATTAATAGTTCTGGTAAGCCGATAATAACATCATGTTTTGCTCCATAATCACTTAACATTTGATTTGTAGCATCGCAGTAGATTTTCATCAACAAAAATGCTTTGGGAATTTGTGTATGCGACTGGGTGACTACGCGGGCGATCGCCATTTGTTGGCGAGATATTTCTAAACCTTTAACTTCATCTCGACTCTGTTCGCTAATTAACTTTTCAATATCTGGCCTTTTAATAATATTCTTACCTAATTTTCTGAGATTTTCTTCAGAAATACTATGTTTATCAATTAATTCTTGAGCAGCTTTGGTAATAGTTAAAGATTTATCATCCGTTGTCTTTGCTTTTTTTTCTGAGTTTTTGAGAAAATCTTGTCTTTCTGCTTCAGTTTCAAATAGATATCCAATAACATCTCCAGGTTTGCATTCATCACCAGCTTCAGGTAAGGTATGCAAAATACCCTCTGCTTCACTCTCTAAATCAAAGGCTGCTTTCGATGTTTCAAATACTGCGATCGCTTCTTCTTTATTTACTGGCTTACCTGCATCTAATAGCCAGTATAACAACGTATAGCTTTCATCATTATTATTAAATTTTGGCAGAATTATCTCATACATATAATACGGCTTCCTTGACAGAATTGCAAATATCTTCTTTCTGCACAATTACCTGCTTCTCTAAATGAGCAGAAGAAGGAATAATACTATTTTTTGAGTGAACCAATTTGACAGGATTTTTTAATTTACCCCAAAGGCTGCTGTAGATTTGATGAGCAACTTCACTCCCCCACGTACCGCCAGCTACACTATCTTCCACAATAAAGATATGAGTGCTATCTGCTAATAAATCTATGATGGTTTCTAATTCAAAAGGATATAGTTGACTAGGAACAATAATCTGAGTTTCAATTTCCCAATCAATAAATAATTCCCGCGCCGCAGCTAAACATCTTGGTACTAATCCCCCTGGTGAAATTAGCAAGCAGTTATTTTCTTCAAAACTATCGGCATAAATTCTAGCGAAATTTTTGGCAGAATCTAAAAACTCATAACTAAACAGATCGTCAATCAATCCATCAGCATAAATTCTTTGAGTATAGAGTACTTTATCTTCAAAAAAGATACAAGGATAAGTTAAATTAACCAATTTTTCAAACACAGCAATATTATCATGCAATGGCGATAATTCAAATAAATATAAATTTGGAATACCAACAAAATGCTTTTGCAAACTTTGGCTATGAGTCGGGCCATATCCTCTGTTACCACCCACTGCACAGCGAACAATCATATTTAAGTCTAATTTTGTGCCATACATTGATACAGATTTGGAAGCAAAATTTAAAATCTGATCGAATCCCAAGGCAATGAAATCACCAAACATGATTTCGATAATAGGTTTATTGCCACACAAAGCTAAACCACCACCTATCCCCACAATTGCTTCTTCACTTATTGGTGTAGTTAAAACTCTATCTGGGTAATTAGAAGATAATCCCTTGCCAACTTTAAATGCTCCTCCATAAGGGTCGAGGATATCTTCACCAATCAAAAAAACTTGAGGATCTACAGCAAATATATGATGTAGGGCACGATTTAAATTCTCAACAACTCGCTCAGTTCTCTTTAGAGTAGTTTCCATTGTGCTAATTCTCTAGATTCAACATCTCTAATCAAGCTACTTATTTCAGTTTTAACTTTTAGCTCTATCCGCTCAAATTGGTCGGAATATTGCTGCTGATAAACTGTGTACCAATCCCATTTTTGAATTCTTTTTAGTTCTTGAATATCTCGTGTATCGTCACCTTTACTATGGGGTCCGACTCGATTAGTATCAAATTCAATTACTAAAGGCAAAGATTTAGTTCTAGCAGCTTGAATGTGAGGGCTAATCAATGTCCTAATCTCGTTAATATCTATTGAGTCTACTTTTAAATAATTAATTCCAAAACCTTGAACACGACTTGCAATTGTGCCTGCCATTTGCAGTTGAGTAGGAGTAGACTGAGCTATTTTGTTATTTTCTACAATTACTAAAACAGGTAAACCCCACAATTGGGAAATATTCAGAGCTTCGTAAACTCCTCCTTCACCCCAAGTACCATCGCCAATGTGAACTATAGCCATCCCGAAGTTACCTTGGCGACGTAAATGCAAGGCTATCCCAGCAGCTACAGGCAAACTTTCGCCTTGAATTCCTGTAGATAAATAATTTTTTCTGTAGATGTGTTGACTTCCACCTACACCATGACAAACTGCACCTTCTTTGCCCATAATTTCTGCTAACAAGCCTTCAGGATCTTCAAATCTTGCGAGGTAATGACCGTGTCCGCGATGATTGCTAAGGATAAAGTCACTATCAGTTAAAACTGTTTTGAGTGCTACAGGGATGTATTCTTGACCGAGGCAGGTATGGGTTGTACCGTTTAATTTACCACTAGAATATAGCTCTAAAAGTGATAATTCAAAGTGACGAATCATCAGTATGATTGCTAAGTCATCATCTGAAATTGGAGTTGGTTTTTGAGTTTCTCGGATTGGGGGGAGGCTATCAAGTTTCATGGCTGATGCTGGGGTGTAGAAAAAGCTCACGCAGAAGGTAATTTTAGAGGTTAGGATTCTACCCCTTTTTGAAGTAGAATTTGGCGAGCGTCTGCGAAGGATTTTACAGATTTCACATCGTCAACTGTGAAGACTATATCGTAGGCTTCTTCTATAGCCATTACTAACTTCATGTGCGCCATACTGTTCCAATTTTTGAGAGTATTGGGGCTGAGTTGATCTGTGATTTCTAAAGGGGAGATGTTTAATACATCTGAGAAAATTTCTGTTAGGATTTCCAAAAGTACCTCTGGGAATTAAATTGTTAAGGTTTCTACTAGTTGTTCAGATATAGCTTTCAGTATTTCTTGTTTTTTATGATTGATGAAAAAATGCTCTCCCTCAATCATCTGCAAGGTAAATTTTCCAAATGTTTGGTTTTGCCATGCAGCAATATCTTCTATATTTACCATTTCGTCTTGTAGTCCACCAAAGGCGGAAATAGAACAATTTAATGGTAAGTCAGGAGTATATTTATAAGTTTCAATAATTGAAAAATCTGCTTTAAGAACTGGCAAAAATAACTGCATGATTTCTTGGTTATTTAAAATCTCCTTGGGGATGGCTTTGTAGCGCTTGTTGATTTCATCAATAAATAAGTTATCTGGTAAATGATGTGTGGGTTTTAGAAAACATGGAGTTTGTGGAGCGCGGCTACCAGAAACAAATAAATGTCTGGGTTCTAAATTATGTTGTCTGCTAAGGCGACGAGCCGCTTCAAAACACAGCAATGCTCCCATGCTATGACCATAAAAAACAAATGGCATATCCAGGTAGGGTAATAACCCTGGAACCATTGCTTCTATTAAGGTAATAAGATGGGAAAATGGCTTTTCTTTGATGCGAGTATCGTGTCCTGGAAGAAGAACTTGGCATACTTCTACATCTGAAGGTAAGCCGTTAACCCAATCTCGAAATAATGAAGTACCACCCCCAGCATAAGGAAAGCAAAAGAAGCGAAGTTTAGCTTTTGGATTGAGTTTTGGTGAAAAAATCCAGGTGTTAAATTCTTTAGTAGCAGTCATCGCTGAAATAAAACTTTTGGGAGAGTATTTGATTCTTAGTGAATTTGGGATTTTAGATTGAAAATTCCAAACTTAAAATATCAAAAGTCTGAAACAAGACCCAATTTATCCTGGGAAAACACTGCGCTAACAGGTATGGGGTCAATCTAAAATCCCAGATTGTTTAGGCTTTGACTGTATTCATTCGCTTTTCCATTTTTTTCATTTCTTTTCGTTCAAGAAAAGAATCGCGAGGCATCAAAATAAAGTAAATTAACATGATGGAAGTTAAGCCTACTTGATTATACGTTCTAAAGAGCAGGTATAAACCTGTAATCAAAATTGACACAATGAAAAACGTGCTGAGAATCGCTAAGATTTTTTTGATTCCTGACATTTGAGAGATGTTATCTAAAACGGTATAGATAATAGACATTGATTTTTATCCTGAAAAAACTAGTTCAAAAATAACTGTGTTACTGCGTCTTCGGAAAGCGATTCTATTTGCAAGAAAAGCTCATCTAAGCTATTGCTTTGATTTTGTGATGTTGGCTGTATAGGTGTATCTTGGGTTGTTTCAAGATGTTGATCTAAAATTGGAGCTAGTACTTCTTGTGTTAGATAGTTAGCTAGCATTTCAATGTTGGGATAATCAAAAGCTAGGGTTGAAGGTAGGGGATGGTTTAAACTTGCTTCTAGCCGATTTTTTAGTTGGATAGACATGAGAGAATCCATACCCATTTGGAAAAATCCTTGCTGGTTTTCGGGAGGATTTTCTGGGTCGAGATCCAAAATCTCACTCACTATCATTTGCAGATGAGTGATGAGTAAGTTGTGGCGATCGCCTGCTAAACTCTTCTCTAGCTGCAACAATAGCTCTGACTTGGTTACAGCGCTATTTTCTTGTTTTTCTTGCGGTTGTCCCAACTCTTCTAGTAGGGGTCTGTGTCGTCTGACTTCAAATGTGGGTTTAAAGATGCTCCAGTCAACATCTGCGACTGTTTTTTGTACCACACCTGATTGCAAACACAACTTCAATGCTTCTAGGGTTTGTGTGACAGCCATCGGTTTTAACCCGACACGCGACCACAGGCTTTGAACTTCAGCTGCAACAACGTTTATCTCATCCCAACTACCCCAGTTAACACTCAATGCTGGTAAGTTGTTTCCTTGCCGATAATGAGCCAAAATATCCAAAAAGTGGTTTGCTGACGCATAAGGCGCAAGTCCGCTAGAACCCCAGATGGCGGCGGCTGAGGAAAACAAAATCAAAAAGTCAAGGTGGAGATTTTGAGTCAATTGATGCAATATCCAAGTACCGCTAACTTTGGCTGCTAATACATTTTGATATGTGCTTAAACTCATCTCTGCCAAGCTTTGAGGAATAGAAATCCCAGCCGCATGGATGATGCCGCGCAAGTGAGTATTGCTGGCAAATACAGCTTGCATATGACTAAAGTTGCTGACATCCGCTTGCACAACGTTGACTGTTGCACCTTGGGATTCTAATGTTTGAATGGCTGTAATTGCCTTTTTGTGCTTGTCATCTGGCGGTAAGGTATCCCATAAAGAACGCTCTGGCAATCCTTGTCTACCTGTGAGAACTAGGTGTCTTGCACCTTTGGCGACTAACCAAGCTGCCAGCTTTAAACCTAGTCCTCCTAAACCACCTGTGATTAAGTAAGTGCCATCGGCATTAAATTCTGTTAACGGCTTCAATGCCTTTGGCACGGTACTGGTGACGAGACGTGCAACATATCTTTGACCATCACGCCAAGCAATTTGATCCTCTCCGTCGGGTGTTTGGATTTCTGCCAACAGTATGGCTGCTTGGTCTGCGGTGGTCTTATCAAGGTCAACTAAACCACCCCACAGTTCTGGGTGTTCCAGTGCTATCACCCTTCCCAGTCCCCATAAAAGTGATTGGGGTAGCGCCTGAGAATTGAGAGGAGATTTCACTGGTTGGGTATTTTGCGTGACTAACCATAAATGCGGCCAGTCTGACGGGGGATTTTTCACCAAGGCTTGAATCAAGTGCAGCACGCTACCGCAGAGTAACTTTTCGGCATCTTGCAAGGATGTTTCGGTGACTTGTGCAGAAGCAATATCCAGGCTCCACAAATGCACGATTCCCCGCAGAGGTAGCTGACTGCTTGCCTTTGCATCTTTGATTAGTTGCTGCAAATCTTCAGGATCGCTAGGATTGATTGTGAAATATCCTTGTGAAGATTCGCTGTAACTATTGCCAGGTATCACAAAGTGACAAGTTGCACCTTGCGCCTGTAATTGGGATGCTAAGGCAGTTCCTAAACCTTGACGATCGCCAAAAATTAACCACAAACTATCTTGGCTATTTTTACTAGTGGAATTTTGTTGTGGTTTTAACCGCCAAGTTAGATCATAGAACAAATCGGTGCATTCTTCTGATATTGCAGATTTATTCGTTTCTTCTGGTGGTGGCGTTTTGCGGGCAATTTTTCTATCTAACCAGTATCGCTGACGTTGCCAGGGATAAGTGGGTAGCTGGATGTGGTTTCCACCGTCGGGATAGAGTTTGCGCCAATTTACAGGATATCCCGCAGTATATATCGCACCAAGGGAATTGAGCATCACAGCTAATTCATCTTCGTTGCGTTTGAGGGAAGGAAGTACAACACCTTGGCGATCGCTATACTGGAGTCCTTGCTCGATGGCTGTGGTTAAAATTGGATGGGGGCTAATTTCTAGAAAAACCTCATGTCCTTCACCTATCAAGCTTTGAATAGCCGTCGAGAACAGTACAGGCTCGCGTAAATTCTTTACCCAATAGGTGGTATCTAAATCCAAACCATCAATTAATTTACCTGTGACTGTGGAATAGATGGGGATAGTTGCTGCTTGGGGTTGAATTCCTTGTAAAAGTTGCCGCAGTTCGTCTTGTAAAGGTTCCATTTGCGGACTGTGGGAAGCGACATCTACTTTCACTAAGCGGCAAAAAATATTTTTGGCTTGTAAATTTCCCAGAATACTTTCTATCGCCTTGGGATCGCCTGATAAAACAGTGGATGTCGGGCCATTGCTCACGGCTACAGATACGCAGTCTTCATAGCCAACTATCACCTTTTGTGCTTGTTCCAAAGATAAACCAACCACAGCCATTGCACCCTGACCACTGACCCGTTTAATTACTTGGCTGCGCTTACAGATAATCTTGGCGGCATCGTCTAAGTTTAAAGCACCTGCAATATAAGCTGCTGCTACTTCTCCCATACTATGACCGACGACAGCCGCAGGTTTAATCCCCCACGATTGCCAAAGCGTTGCTAAGGCTATCTCAACGGCAAATAAGGTCGGTTGGATAACGTCGATTTCTGTTAAACGCGAGTTCGCCTCGTCAAGCATCAATTGTTCCAGTAATGACCAATTTGTATACTGACTGATAGCTTCGTCACACTGAACTATAACAGCCTTAAATACAGGTTCTTGCTGCAATAACTTGCGCCCCATACCCAACCACTGAGAACCTTGTCCAGGGAAGATAAAAATCGGTAGATGCTGACGATCTGGAGTTTGGATACCCGTTGTAATCTGGGAATGTAGTTCTCCCTGGAGGTATGTTTCTAGTAACTGGGATAGTTCGTTGCGCGAACGAGTTAACAAGCTCAGGCGATGAGTATGATGACTGCGGCGGACGCTGGCGGTGTAGCAAATGTCTCGTAGAGTTTCTCCTTGAGTACTAAGAAAGTCTTGATATGACTTTGCTAAACACTTTAAAGCTTCTGAACTCCTGGCTGAAATAGGTAGTAAAAAATACCCATCATCCTCATCTTTGACCCTATCCCCCGTTGGCGCTTCTTCAAGAATCGCATGAGCATTAGTCCCTCCCAGTCCAAGGGCTGTAACTCCAGCGCGGCGGGGGATTTGATTGGTTTGCCAAGGTGAGAGTTTAGTATTGACGTAAAAGGGACTACTAGCAAAGTCAATGCGGGGATTTGGTTGGTTAAAGTTAATACTTGGTGGTATCTGCTGGTGTTTCAAAGCCAGAATTAGCTTGATTAGTCCAGCCATACCCGATGCTACATCCAAATGACCGATATTTGGCTTGACCGAACCGATCGCACAAAATCCCTGTTTTTGAGTTTGCGTGTGAAATGCCTGGGTTAAGGCATCGATTTCGATGGGGTCGCCAATGGGTGTACCGGTACCGTGAGCTTCGATGTATGAGATGGTTTCAGGGCTAATGCCAGCTTTGGATAGAGCATCAATGATGGCGTTTTTCTGTCCGATTACCCCTGGTGCAGTGTAACTGGTTTTGAGGGCACCATCATTGTTAATTGCTGTGGCTCGAATGATAGCGTGAATGCGATCGCCATCTTCTAAAGCATTCGCTAACTTCTTCAAAACGACAATGCCGCCACCGCTACCGAAAACAGTCCCCCCAGCCTCGGCATCAAAGGCGCGGCAATGTCCATCAGGAGAAACAATACCACCACCACGATAGTAATAACCAGCACGATGAGGTACTCTGACGGAAATTGCTCCAGCCAAAGCCATATCGCAGTCGCCATTCAACAAGCCTTGACAAGCTAAATGTACTGCAACTAAGGAAGTGGAACAAGCTGTTTGGACTGTGACACTAGGCCCTGTCAAATTTAACCTGTAAGATACGCGACTGGTGAGAAAGTCTTTGTCACTACCAACGAAGGTTTCCAAGAAACTTTCAAAATCAAGTTTAGGACGCAAGCGATCGCCTAAAATACAATCCAATATGTAAGTATTAATACTTGCACCCGCATAAAAACCGATGGGGCTTTCATAGTTCTCAGGGTCACACCCAGCATCTTCGAGGGCTTCCCAAGCACACTCTAGAAATACACGATGTTGAGGATCGATGAGTTTGGCTTCTCTAGGTGAATAGCCAAAGAATCCGGCATCGAAGTATTCCACATTGTCAATCATCGGACTGGCTTTGACATACTTGGGATCGTTGAGGGTAGAAGCATCTACACCTTCCGCCGCTAATTCCTCATCGCTAAAAAATGAGATACATTCAACCCCATTTTTGAGATTTTGCCAGTATTCATCCAGGTTGTTTGCTTTGGGGAAACGTCCCGACATCCCGATAATGGCGATCGCTTTTTCGTTAAAGTTATTAGACAACTCTAATCCACCTACTTGATTTTGCAGTATGACCTGATGAACTCTTCGTATCCTTTGGAGTTCGTATTTCCAACAATCTAGTCAGAATGTAACTCACTACTCCCCACTTCCGAATGGCACAAATAAATTGAGACTAACTGTAGCCAAATCATTGGGTGGAAACTTGGCTTGGTAGCGGGGATCAGGAGTTAATCCAGCTAATTTTGCCGCAGCAATAAATTGATTCAATTCAATCGGATATTGATCTGTATAACCATGAGTCGCATCATAAGCTGTGGCTAAGGTATACCCAATATTCGCTGCTGCTAGGGCTGGCGGAATCGTATGTAAGTCTAGGACTAACAAACCAAATCGCCCAATATGCGGTTTCCAACGCTGTAAATGCTCTAATAAATTTTGTAAGAGTTCATTAGCTGTAATCATTCGACCCCTACAAACAAAAGCTCCTGTAGAACTCAATTCACAGCCCATATTTCCCAGTCTGGGAGTGATAAAAGGACGGTTGTGATCTAAAAACGATCTGACATGGAGAAACTCGTCAGATGGTATTCCATATTTGGCGAGTATTGCTTTTGCCAAGTCGTCTGGGTCGTTAATATCACCAAAGATGACGCTTATCGGCGACTGCAAATCCTTGAGTCTTTTGTAAGTAGCTTCACGAGAGGCTTGATTATAATCAGCACAGACCATAATCAAGGGATTCTCATTGAGATATTTCCCTCTGAGAGTCTGATTTTGAATGACGTGATAGATATGCTCCATGAATGTACCATCCCCACAACCCATATCTACAATTCCTTTGGGTTGTTCGTGAATAGGACGGTTAAAGATATCTCTAATAATCGCGTCAACCTTCTGGAAGTAGGTCTGATGAGCTAGTCCGCTACCCCAAATATTTACTCGACGATTCACATGGGTTTCATGTCCATCAGTATCTCGTCCCGATAAAATAACGGGATTGCCAAATAGCAGTTCTGGAATCTTCTCAAATGTTGGTAAATAAGAAACTGTGACTCCGTAAGCGTAGGCTCTAGAAATCGCATATAAGCCTGTACGGATGAACTGAACTTGACGACCTTGAATTACAACCCAGCCTTGTAAAGCCAGGATTTCAAAAGCTTCAAGTAAATGTTTTTGATTACCTGTTAACTGCTCAATATCAAGTGTGTGTGTTTTGGGATCGATTTGCTCAAACACATTAGCCATTGCTAAAGATACCATCGTTGGGCCTACCAATAAGCCATTGAGATGGTGCAATATCTGACAACACACATACTGATAATCTTCATCTGTACTTTCTACCAAGTCCCACTGTCTTTTAGCTCTTGCTAGCAGAGAGGAGAAATTCATGCCGTCAGCTAATTTAGACTGCAACGACAAAGTTAAATCTCCAAAAAGATAGTCATTGATATTAATCAGAGTAGGTAAAAAAGCAACAAACTCTTTATAAATTGATGACAGTCCTAACGCTATGCTGCCTCTGCGAGTCAAGGTGTAAAAGAGTTCTCCCTCTATTTCTTGATACTTCATCCATCCTTGCGACACCATTAACCGCAAAGCAACATTCAAATAGCCTATATTTCCCGGAAAATATTTCAGAACTAGATTCAGGGGTACGACTTTTCCTTCTTCAAACAAGAAGAAGACTCCTCTTTCCTGTAGAGCATTTGTAGTTGGGCCTATGGCAATCCCATCTAGATGCAGAAAGATTGTTCGCCGAACTGAGAGACGTTCTTTTCTTTCTTCGCTGTCTCCATCTGACAAATCAGGAATATTTTTCGGTCTAAACAATTTGTCGAGGATATCGCTTCTGGTATAAACTGCACAGCCAAAAATCTTGTCTCTTAATTGCATAAGTCTTTATACACC
This window contains:
- a CDS encoding acyl carrier protein, which produces MEILTEIFSDVLNISPLEITDQLSPNTLKNWNSMAHMKLVMAIEEAYDIVFTVDDVKSVKSFADARQILLQKGVES
- a CDS encoding type I polyketide synthase; translation: MSNNFNEKAIAIIGMSGRFPKANNLDEYWQNLKNGVECISFFSDEELAAEGVDASTLNDPKYVKASPMIDNVEYFDAGFFGYSPREAKLIDPQHRVFLECAWEALEDAGCDPENYESPIGFYAGASINTYILDCILGDRLRPKLDFESFLETFVGSDKDFLTSRVSYRLNLTGPSVTVQTACSTSLVAVHLACQGLLNGDCDMALAGAISVRVPHRAGYYYRGGGIVSPDGHCRAFDAEAGGTVFGSGGGIVVLKKLANALEDGDRIHAIIRATAINNDGALKTSYTAPGVIGQKNAIIDALSKAGISPETISYIEAHGTGTPIGDPIEIDALTQAFHTQTQKQGFCAIGSVKPNIGHLDVASGMAGLIKLILALKHQQIPPSINFNQPNPRIDFASSPFYVNTKLSPWQTNQIPRRAGVTALGLGGTNAHAILEEAPTGDRVKDEDDGYFLLPISARSSEALKCLAKSYQDFLSTQGETLRDICYTASVRRSHHTHRLSLLTRSRNELSQLLETYLQGELHSQITTGIQTPDRQHLPIFIFPGQGSQWLGMGRKLLQQEPVFKAVIVQCDEAISQYTNWSLLEQLMLDEANSRLTEIDVIQPTLFAVEIALATLWQSWGIKPAAVVGHSMGEVAAAYIAGALNLDDAAKIICKRSQVIKRVSGQGAMAVVGLSLEQAQKVIVGYEDCVSVAVSNGPTSTVLSGDPKAIESILGNLQAKNIFCRLVKVDVASHSPQMEPLQDELRQLLQGIQPQAATIPIYSTVTGKLIDGLDLDTTYWVKNLREPVLFSTAIQSLIGEGHEVFLEISPHPILTTAIEQGLQYSDRQGVVLPSLKRNEDELAVMLNSLGAIYTAGYPVNWRKLYPDGGNHIQLPTYPWQRQRYWLDRKIARKTPPPEETNKSAISEECTDLFYDLTWRLKPQQNSTSKNSQDSLWLIFGDRQGLGTALASQLQAQGATCHFVIPGNSYSESSQGYFTINPSDPEDLQQLIKDAKASSQLPLRGIVHLWSLDIASAQVTETSLQDAEKLLCGSVLHLIQALVKNPPSDWPHLWLVTQNTQPVKSPLNSQALPQSLLWGLGRVIALEHPELWGGLVDLDKTTADQAAILLAEIQTPDGEDQIAWRDGQRYVARLVTSTVPKALKPLTEFNADGTYLITGGLGGLGLKLAAWLVAKGARHLVLTGRQGLPERSLWDTLPPDDKHKKAITAIQTLESQGATVNVVQADVSNFSHMQAVFASNTHLRGIIHAAGISIPQSLAEMSLSTYQNVLAAKVSGTWILHQLTQNLHLDFLILFSSAAAIWGSSGLAPYASANHFLDILAHYRQGNNLPALSVNWGSWDEINVVAAEVQSLWSRVGLKPMAVTQTLEALKLCLQSGVVQKTVADVDWSIFKPTFEVRRHRPLLEELGQPQEKQENSAVTKSELLLQLEKSLAGDRHNLLITHLQMIVSEILDLDPENPPENQQGFFQMGMDSLMSIQLKNRLEASLNHPLPSTLAFDYPNIEMLANYLTQEVLAPILDQHLETTQDTPIQPTSQNQSNSLDELFLQIESLSEDAVTQLFLN
- a CDS encoding thiamine pyrophosphate-dependent dehydrogenase E1 component subunit alpha produces the protein MKLDSLPPIRETQKPTPISDDDLAIILMIRHFELSLLELYSSGKLNGTTHTCLGQEYIPVALKTVLTDSDFILSNHRGHGHYLARFEDPEGLLAEIMGKEGAVCHGVGGSQHIYRKNYLSTGIQGESLPVAAGIALHLRRQGNFGMAIVHIGDGTWGEGGVYEALNISQLWGLPVLVIVENNKIAQSTPTQLQMAGTIASRVQGFGINYLKVDSIDINEIRTLISPHIQAARTKSLPLVIEFDTNRVGPHSKGDDTRDIQELKRIQKWDWYTVYQQQYSDQFERIELKVKTEISSLIRDVESRELAQWKLL
- a CDS encoding alpha-ketoacid dehydrogenase subunit beta, with translation METTLKRTERVVENLNRALHHIFAVDPQVFLIGEDILDPYGGAFKVGKGLSSNYPDRVLTTPISEEAIVGIGGGLALCGNKPIIEIMFGDFIALGFDQILNFASKSVSMYGTKLDLNMIVRCAVGGNRGYGPTHSQSLQKHFVGIPNLYLFELSPLHDNIAVFEKLVNLTYPCIFFEDKVLYTQRIYADGLIDDLFSYEFLDSAKNFARIYADSFEENNCLLISPGGLVPRCLAAARELFIDWEIETQIIVPSQLYPFELETIIDLLADSTHIFIVEDSVAGGTWGSEVAHQIYSSLWGKLKNPVKLVHSKNSIIPSSAHLEKQVIVQKEDICNSVKEAVLYV
- a CDS encoding thioesterase II family protein: MTATKEFNTWIFSPKLNPKAKLRFFCFPYAGGGTSLFRDWVNGLPSDVEVCQVLLPGHDTRIKEKPFSHLITLIEAMVPGLLPYLDMPFVFYGHSMGALLCFEAARRLSRQHNLEPRHLFVSGSRAPQTPCFLKPTHHLPDNLFIDEINKRYKAIPKEILNNQEIMQLFLPVLKADFSIIETYKYTPDLPLNCSISAFGGLQDEMVNIEDIAAWQNQTFGKFTLQMIEGEHFFINHKKQEILKAISEQLVETLTI
- a CDS encoding 2-oxo acid dehydrogenase subunit E2, encoding MYEIILPKFNNNDESYTLLYWLLDAGKPVNKEEAIAVFETSKAAFDLESEAEGILHTLPEAGDECKPGDVIGYLFETEAERQDFLKNSEKKAKTTDDKSLTITKAAQELIDKHSISEENLRKLGKNIIKRPDIEKLISEQSRDEVKGLEISRQQMAIARVVTQSHTQIPKAFLLMKIYCDATNQMLSDYGAKHDVIIGLPELLIKITATLLSEFPFFFGSLIDDNRFMSGEVANIGVTLDLGKGLFIPVIKNVGEISLADIANKLMDFRLKAMRGQFSEEELNQGNISISINMDQDSLVTIPIILPSQTCMLSLGGIQEELYLDSEQNVNNRSYINLGLAYDHRVINGREAAQFLTKIKTKIEQPSI